In Betaproteobacteria bacterium, the following are encoded in one genomic region:
- a CDS encoding acylphosphatase: protein MPTKHLLIHGRVQGVGFREAMRYEAKSLGVTGWVRNRLDGSVEALVQGSAGQIESIIGWARRGPPSAHVTRIKINDGEDCGPFAAFERYPTS from the coding sequence ATGCCCACCAAACACCTCCTCATCCACGGCCGCGTTCAGGGTGTAGGATTTCGCGAAGCGATGCGATATGAGGCAAAATCCCTGGGTGTAACCGGATGGGTGAGAAACCGGTTGGACGGCTCGGTCGAAGCGTTGGTGCAAGGCAGCGCCGGGCAGATCGAGAGCATCATTGGTTGGGCACGGCGCGGACCGCCCTCCGCGCACGTCACACGGATCAAAATTAACGATGGCGAGGATTGCGGGCCGTTCGCCGCCTTCGAGCGCTATCCGACAAGTTGA